In the Lascolabacillus massiliensis genome, one interval contains:
- a CDS encoding phage integrase SAM-like domain-containing protein: MATFKPIVFNTKNHIKSDGTTNIKIRVYHNKESQYIPTEYYIDPSFMLPDGSINPLHPNTDLYNFELGEVIQKYRKAGLELGSERSSKMSCAEYRDYLVQSTQPDYDTIDFVEYCNQLISKTKKEKTREWYQQSLDSFVWYYGKSKIDARDITRNKIADYIEKLKVSGKRGEPLKNGSISNYVRGLRALYNFCKGTYNQPDYNIIRIPNEPFAVEIPAYKKKNVSVENIKKIRDHVCTFERAAFSRDMFMMMFYMMGINIGDLYRLDQPVDGRLNYERSKTDTDDNEMFMLSIKIEPELQILIDKYSSKGFLSDVKNRYSSIDSFRSSLNKGLKEIGEEIGISKLSSSWARHSWASIARNKADISKPDIDFCLGHVSKEHKMTDICIDIDYSICDKANRKVLNLLTDQKKKKKNGLLCLQAMNWNR; this comes from the coding sequence ATGGCAACTTTTAAACCAATTGTATTCAATACTAAAAATCATATAAAGTCAGACGGAACCACTAATATAAAAATTAGAGTATATCACAATAAAGAATCGCAATACATTCCTACCGAATATTACATAGATCCGTCATTCATGCTCCCGGATGGCTCTATTAATCCTCTTCATCCAAATACAGACCTGTATAACTTTGAATTAGGCGAGGTTATTCAGAAGTACCGAAAAGCCGGCTTAGAGCTAGGAAGTGAAAGATCATCTAAAATGAGTTGTGCAGAATACCGGGATTACCTCGTACAGTCAACGCAACCAGACTATGATACTATTGATTTCGTTGAATACTGCAATCAACTTATTTCAAAAACAAAGAAAGAGAAAACTAGGGAGTGGTATCAACAGTCACTTGATAGCTTCGTGTGGTATTATGGAAAGTCGAAAATCGATGCAAGGGATATCACCCGGAATAAAATAGCTGATTATATTGAGAAATTAAAAGTATCAGGAAAGCGAGGTGAGCCATTAAAAAACGGTTCAATCAGTAACTATGTGAGAGGTCTACGTGCACTATATAACTTTTGCAAAGGAACCTATAATCAACCTGATTACAACATTATTCGAATACCAAACGAACCGTTCGCAGTTGAAATACCAGCGTACAAAAAGAAAAATGTTTCCGTCGAGAATATAAAGAAAATACGTGATCATGTCTGCACCTTTGAAAGAGCTGCATTCTCACGTGACATGTTTATGATGATGTTCTATATGATGGGAATAAATATCGGTGACTTATATCGTCTTGATCAGCCAGTTGATGGCCGACTAAATTACGAACGCTCTAAAACGGATACGGACGACAATGAAATGTTTATGTTATCTATAAAGATTGAGCCTGAACTTCAAATACTAATTGATAAATATAGTTCAAAAGGTTTTCTTTCTGATGTCAAAAACAGGTATTCATCAATCGATAGTTTCCGCAGTAGTCTTAACAAAGGCCTGAAAGAGATAGGTGAAGAAATTGGTATCTCAAAACTGAGTTCAAGCTGGGCTCGACACTCTTGGGCCAGCATAGCAAGAAATAAAGCAGATATATCAAAGCCTGACATAGATTTTTGTTTGGGGCATGTATCTAAAGAACATAAAATGACTGATATCTGCATTGACATTGATTATAGTATATGCGACAAAGCAAATAGGAAAGTTTTAAATCTTTTAACGGATCAGAAGAAAAAGAAGAAAAATGGACTGCTTTGTTTGCAGGCAATGAATTGGAACCGGTAA
- a CDS encoding S9 family peptidase: MSIIIGGSLLSCNGTPEESNRARMDKNEIIGQANPVIENGIMTPEVLHSFGRVGSFEVSPDKTSLLYQVTYVSIPQNKSNSELFIMKSDGSEKRRLTVTNISESNPHWINKGKKIAFLGSETGSSQIWSMNPDGGGMTKLSDVDGDIEGFKFSPDETKVLFIKSVKSVDTASDRYSDLQKASGRVVDDLMYKHWDHWVESVPHPFVADVSGNKLTNIKDLLEGEPYEAPLAPFGGIEQLAWSPDSKIVAYTSKKKTGREYAESTNSDIYFYNLESGEVKNMTEGMMGYDINPTFSPDGTMLAWQSMERDGYEADKNRLFVMNLATGEKTDLTENFDNNCDTYIWGEDNSTIYMVSSVNGTSQIYSVTLATKEIKALTEGKHNYLSIALGADGIIASRQSMSQPTEIYSVNLNTGESTNITEENKHILDQLQMGEVEERWIETTDGKQMLTWVVYPPNFDPAKKYPALLYCQGGPQSSLDQFWSYRWNMQMMAANGYIVVAPNRRGVPGFGSEWLEQISGDYGGQNMKDYFSAIDAVAAEPFVDENRLGATGASYGGFSVYWLAGNHDGRFKAFFSHAGIFNLEAQYLETEEMFFANWDMGGPYWDKSNAVVQKTYANSPHLFVEKWDTPIMISHGELDYRILASQGMMAFNAAQMRDIPSRMLIFPDENHWIAKPQNGILFQREFFRWFDQWLK, from the coding sequence ATGTCAATAATTATAGGAGGGAGTCTGCTCTCATGCAACGGCACTCCTGAAGAAAGCAACAGAGCAAGAATGGATAAAAACGAGATTATCGGTCAGGCCAACCCTGTAATAGAGAACGGTATTATGACACCTGAAGTGCTTCACAGCTTTGGGAGAGTGGGCAGCTTCGAGGTATCACCCGATAAAACAAGTTTACTCTATCAGGTGACATATGTCAGCATTCCGCAAAACAAATCTAACTCAGAGCTTTTTATAATGAAAAGTGATGGATCAGAAAAGAGAAGACTCACTGTCACCAATATATCAGAAAGCAATCCTCATTGGATTAATAAAGGAAAGAAAATTGCATTCCTTGGAAGCGAAACAGGATCTTCCCAGATCTGGAGTATGAATCCTGACGGAGGAGGTATGACCAAACTTTCTGATGTAGATGGAGATATAGAAGGATTCAAATTTTCACCTGATGAAACAAAGGTCCTTTTTATAAAGAGTGTAAAAAGTGTTGATACTGCATCCGACAGGTATTCTGATCTTCAGAAAGCTTCGGGAAGGGTAGTAGACGATCTGATGTACAAGCACTGGGATCACTGGGTGGAATCAGTTCCTCATCCATTTGTGGCAGACGTTTCAGGAAATAAACTGACCAACATAAAAGATCTTCTGGAGGGTGAGCCGTACGAAGCACCACTGGCACCTTTTGGCGGTATTGAGCAATTGGCCTGGAGTCCCGACAGCAAGATAGTTGCATATACATCCAAGAAGAAAACAGGAAGAGAATATGCAGAATCTACCAACTCCGATATCTATTTTTATAATCTTGAGAGTGGTGAGGTAAAAAATATGACCGAAGGAATGATGGGTTATGATATTAACCCCACATTCTCGCCTGACGGAACCATGCTTGCTTGGCAGAGCATGGAGCGTGATGGTTATGAGGCTGATAAGAACCGACTGTTTGTTATGAATCTTGCCACAGGCGAGAAGACAGATCTTACTGAGAATTTCGATAATAACTGCGATACATATATCTGGGGTGAGGATAACAGCACTATTTATATGGTGTCGTCGGTTAACGGTACCTCACAGATTTACTCGGTAACCCTTGCCACAAAAGAGATTAAAGCGCTGACGGAAGGTAAGCACAACTATCTTTCAATAGCTTTGGGAGCTGATGGAATAATAGCATCACGTCAATCGATGTCACAGCCAACCGAGATTTATAGTGTAAACCTAAATACCGGTGAATCAACCAATATCACTGAGGAAAATAAACATATACTCGATCAGCTTCAGATGGGAGAGGTTGAGGAGCGCTGGATAGAAACCACCGATGGAAAGCAGATGCTCACATGGGTTGTTTATCCTCCTAATTTTGATCCTGCAAAGAAATACCCTGCACTGCTATATTGTCAGGGAGGACCGCAAAGCAGTCTCGATCAGTTCTGGTCATACCGCTGGAATATGCAGATGATGGCAGCAAACGGATATATTGTTGTCGCTCCAAACCGTCGCGGTGTACCCGGATTCGGCAGTGAATGGCTCGAGCAGATAAGTGGCGATTATGGTGGTCAGAATATGAAGGACTACTTCTCAGCAATTGATGCAGTTGCTGCTGAACCATTTGTTGATGAGAATAGATTGGGTGCCACAGGAGCCAGCTATGGAGGATTCTCAGTATATTGGCTTGCAGGCAATCACGACGGTCGCTTTAAAGCATTCTTCTCTCATGCAGGTATCTTCAATCTGGAAGCACAGTACCTCGAAACAGAAGAGATGTTCTTTGCCAACTGGGATATGGGCGGACCTTATTGGGATAAGAGTAATGCAGTAGTACAAAAAACATATGCCAACTCTCCACACCTATTCGTAGAGAAATGGGATACACCAATCATGATCTCTCACGGAGAGCTCGACTATCGTATTCTTGCATCACAGGGAATGATGGCCTTCAATGCCGCACAGATGCGCGATATCCCTTCACGAATGCTTATTTTCCCTGATGAGAACCACTGGATAGCAAAGCCACAGAACGGCATTCTATTCCAGAGAGAGTTCTTCAGATGGTTCGATCAGTGGTTGAAATAA
- a CDS encoding ABC transporter ATP-binding protein — protein sequence MIKVEKIFKSFGDLKVLKGIDLEVKKGEIVSIVGPSGAGKTTLLMIMGTLEKADSGKIYIDGNELSKLSEKRLSDFRNKNIGFVFQFHQLLPEFTALENVMIPALIGNTSYHDAQKRAMELLDMMRLRDRAEHKPAELSGGEKQRVAVARALINNPAVVFADEPSGSLDSDNKVELHRLFFELRNKLDQTFIIVTHDEHLASITDRTIHMIDGEIID from the coding sequence ATGATTAAAGTAGAAAAGATTTTCAAAAGCTTTGGTGACCTCAAGGTGCTCAAAGGCATCGACCTTGAAGTTAAAAAGGGGGAGATAGTATCAATTGTTGGTCCCAGCGGTGCCGGCAAAACCACACTTCTTATGATAATGGGAACACTTGAAAAGGCTGACTCAGGCAAGATTTACATAGATGGCAATGAGCTTAGTAAGCTGAGTGAGAAGAGGTTGTCAGATTTCCGTAATAAGAATATAGGATTTGTATTTCAGTTTCATCAGCTACTTCCCGAATTTACAGCATTGGAGAACGTTATGATCCCTGCACTGATTGGTAATACCAGTTACCACGACGCCCAGAAAAGAGCCATGGAGCTGCTTGATATGATGCGATTGAGAGACAGGGCAGAGCACAAGCCTGCAGAGCTCTCCGGAGGTGAAAAACAGAGAGTGGCAGTTGCACGTGCATTAATCAACAATCCTGCAGTGGTGTTTGCCGATGAGCCATCGGGTAGTCTGGACTCCGATAACAAGGTGGAGTTGCATCGACTATTTTTCGAGCTGCGTAATAAACTCGATCAGACTTTCATCATTGTTACACACGATGAGCATCTGGCAAGCATAACCGACAGAACAATTCATATGATCGACGGTGAAATTATCGATTGA
- the pdxH gene encoding pyridoxamine 5'-phosphate oxidase → MSNLRQMRQEYAAGSLNENEMASDPIQEFEQWMDAAINAGLSEPNAMIIATATPDGKPSARVVLLKEFNHEGFVFFTNYNSRKGKELKQNPSAAILFDWHDIERQVRIEGMVEKISEEASDEYFNSRPESAKIGAWASPQSRIIKDRDELEKLQEEIEDQFDDLPVHRPSHWGGYLVRPTSIEFWQGRPNRMHDRIVYYKTEDGWTMHRLAP, encoded by the coding sequence ATGAGTAATTTACGTCAAATGCGTCAGGAATATGCTGCAGGAAGCCTCAACGAAAATGAGATGGCCTCTGATCCTATTCAAGAGTTTGAACAATGGATGGATGCAGCAATAAATGCGGGGCTTTCAGAACCGAACGCCATGATAATTGCCACGGCAACGCCCGATGGAAAACCTTCTGCACGTGTTGTGCTGTTAAAAGAGTTTAACCATGAGGGGTTCGTGTTTTTCACAAACTATAATAGCCGAAAAGGTAAGGAATTGAAGCAAAATCCTTCTGCCGCTATACTGTTCGATTGGCATGACATTGAACGCCAGGTACGTATAGAGGGAATGGTGGAGAAAATATCTGAAGAGGCTTCTGATGAATATTTTAATTCAAGACCTGAGAGTGCAAAGATTGGAGCATGGGCATCTCCGCAAAGTAGAATAATTAAGGACAGGGATGAGCTGGAGAAGCTTCAGGAGGAGATTGAAGATCAGTTTGATGATCTGCCTGTACACCGCCCCTCACACTGGGGAGGTTATCTGGTGAGACCTACAAGCATTGAGTTCTGGCAGGGACGACCAAACCGTATGCATGATCGCATTGTCTACTATAAAACAGAGGATGGTTGGACCATGCATCGGCTTGCACCTTAG